A window from Drosophila nasuta strain 15112-1781.00 chromosome 3, ASM2355853v1, whole genome shotgun sequence encodes these proteins:
- the LOC132788386 gene encoding probable cytochrome P450 317a1 has protein sequence MQNMWIIFMILGIIVLCLLLLLIVALRYQRDYWRYLGIPHERPKKLWPIMKQLVTQSLSTDAMKSAHYTAIYNKFKGSGPFCGFYALLQPRALILDRELIRQIMVKDFWNFNDRGIYCNQKTDPLSGDLYGLRGNSWKEMRQKLDPSFERDRMAWLYGSLYEEAEQLLLVVSTTLMKQQHTTLHIQKLMRRYVIAALASCVFGLNAEHRKKYPLEKFEEMTELVLSTRKHGYLLNLIMIRFPNFCRRLRLRLTPKEAEVYFLTLLEDIVAQREASGVRCQDYLQLLLDIKALELTTHEYEADKELNAHLQHELAAHAFVFLKAGYEQTANTLSYALYELAVNTEVQSQVRQELKEVMAKHNNNLSYECIQSLTLMGHVINETLRMHPITPYIQRRVLENYAVPDHLKYTLVKELFLIIPTHAIHNDPEYYPEPERFNPDRWGSPRDSLQVQSTWFGFGAGARNCIGLQFAQLQLRLALSLLILEFEFTLNSKRPLVNIDDGIALQLTPLGVVEPGLEERAL, from the coding sequence atgcaaaatatgtgGATAATTTTCATGATTCTGGGCATTATCGTGCTCTGCCTTCTCCTACTCTTGATTGTGGCACTCCGTTATCAGCGTGACTATTGGCGCTATCTCGGCATACCGCATGAGCGCCCCAAAAAATTGTGGCCCATCATGAAGCAACTAGTCACGCAGAGCTTAAGCACCGATGCCATGAAATCGGCCCATTACACGGCCATCTACAACAAGTTCAAGGGCAGCGGTCCCTTTTGTGGCTTCTACGCCTTGTTGCAACCCCGAGCATTGATCCTTGATCGGGAGCTAATTCGTCAGATCATGGTTAAGGATTTCTGGAATTTCAATGATCGCGGCATTTACTGCAATCAGAAAACGGATCCGTTGTCGGGTGATCTGTATGGCTTGCGTGGCAACAGCTGGAAGGAGATGCGACAAAAGCTTGATCCTAGCTTTGAGCGCGATCGCATGGCCTGGCTCTATGGCAGTCTATACGAGGAGGCCGAGCAGCTGCTCTTGGTGGTCAGTACCACGCTGATGAAGCAACAACACACCACACTTCATATACAGAAGCTAATGCGACGCTATGTTATCGCAGCCTTGGCCAGCTGTGTCTTTGGTCTGAATGCCGAGCACCGAAAAAAGTATCCACTGGAGAAATTTGAGGAGATGACTGAACTGGTGTTGAGCACACGCAAACATGGCTATCTGCTCAATCTAATTATGATTCGGTTTCCCAATTTCTGTCGCCGATTGCGCTTACGCCTCACACCGAAAGAGGCGGAAGTTTATTTCCTCACGCTGCTCGAGGACATTGTGGCGCAACGTGAAGCGTCCGGTGTGCGCTGTCAGGACTatttgcaactgctgctggaCATCAAAGCACTCGAATTAACCACACACGAGTACGAGGCAGACAAGGAGTTAAATGCCCATCTGCAGCATGAGCTGGCCGCCCATGCATTTGTCTTCCTGAAGGCGGGATATGAGCAGACAGCCAACACATTGTCCTATGCTCTCTACGAGTTGGCTGTCAATACCGAAGTGCAGTCACAGGTGAGGCAGGAACTCAAAGAGGTGATGGCAAAGCATAACAACAATCTCAGTTACGAGTGCATTCAATCCCTGACACTAATGGGTCATGTCATAAACGAAACACTGCGTATGCATCCCATTACACCGTACATACAACGACGTGTCCTCGAGAACTATGCGGTGCCAGATCATCTGAAGTATACGCTGGTCAAGGAACTCTTTCTGATCATTCCCACCCATGCCATACACAACGATCCCGAGTATTACCCAGAGCCAGAGCGCTTCAATCCCGACCGTTGGGGCAGTCCACGAGACTCGTTACAAGTGCAGAGCACTTGGTTTGGCTTTGGAGCCGGAGCCCGCAATTGCATTGGACTGCAATTTGCGCAGCTTCAGCTACGCTTGGCTCTCTCACTGCTTATCCTAGAGTTTGAGTTCACCTTAAACTCGAAGCGACCTTTAGTCAACATTGACGATGGAATTGCGCTGCAGTTGACGCCTCTGGGCGTGGTTGAGCCTGGACTGGAGGAGCGAGCTCTTTAA
- the LOC132788393 gene encoding probable cytochrome P450 6a21 gives MDIGIILLSAVLGLIAYVFYLMRSSLKHWQNLGIPCEEPHLLMGNLEGARVKRSFPEVWLRYYAKFKGTGPFAGFYWFRTPAAFVLEPFLAKHILIKDFNKFTDRGFFHNPEDDPLSGQLFLLDGHKWKSMRNKLSSTFTSGKMKFMFPTVVKVGEEFVKVFNDTVTKSSVIEVRDLLARFTTDVIGTCAFGIECSSLKNPDTEFRLMGRRVITEQRHGLLGIIIRNCFPKFAQRIRMKMTPADIEEFFMGIVKENVSYREKNNIRRNDFMDQLIDLKNNRLLKSETGESMNLTIEEVAAQAFVFFTAGFETSSTTMGFALYELAQRQDIQDRVRKEINEVLAKHNGELTYEALKEMTYLNQIISETLRLWTVLPVLNRECLEDFVIPGYPNYVIKKGMAVIIPAGAMHRDEALYPNPNEFNPDNFEPERVKSRDSVEWLPFGDGPRNCIGMRFGEMQARIGLVKLLTKFRFLVCEQTPIPIKYDIMSFLVSSASGIHLKVEKV, from the exons ATGGATATTGGAATAATACTGCTGAGTGCAGTCCTCGGACTGATTGCTTATGTGTTCTATTTAATGCGTAGCAGTCTGAAGCATTGGCAGAATCTGGGAATACCATGTGAGGAGCCTCATCTGCTGATGGGAAATTTGGAAGGCGCTCGGGTGAAACGTTCCTTTCCAGAGGTCTGGCTGCGTTATTATGCTAAGTTCAAGGGAACGGGACCTTTTGCTGGCTTCTACTGGTTCCGAACTCCAGCTGCATTCGTCTTGGAACCCTTTTTGGCAAAGCATATTTTAATCAAggatttcaataaattcacCGATCGAGGATTCTTCCATAACCCTGAGGACGATCCATTGTCGGGGCAGCTTTTCCTTTTGGATGGTCACAAATGGAAATCCATGAGAAATAAGCTCTCATCAACATTTACGTCTggtaaaatgaaattcatgTTTCCCACAGTCGTGAAAGTCGGCGAAGAATTCGTTAAAGTTTTTAACGATACGGTTACAAAGAGTTCAGTAATTGAAGTGAGGGATCTCTTGGCTCGGTTCACAACGGATGTGATTGGAACTTGCGCTTTCGGTATTGAGTGCAGTAGTCTCAAGAACCCGGATACAGAGTTTCGATTGATGGGACGTCGAGTCATAACCGAGCAGCGTCATGGCTTACTGGGAATTATAATAAGGAATTGTTTTCCAAAATTCGCACAACGCATACGCATGAAAATGACTCCTGCAGATATCGAGGAATTCTTTATGGGTATCGTAAAGGAAAATGTTTCGtacagagagaaaaataatatacggCGCAATGATTTCATGGATCAGTTGATTGACCTGAAAAACAATCGCTTATTGAAATCTGAGACGGGCGAGAGCATGAATTTGACCATAGAAGAGGTAGCTGCCCAAGCATTTGTCTTCTTTACCGCTGGATTTGAAACCTCTTCAACGACAATGGGATTCGCGTTATATGAACTAGCTCAGCGGCAGGACATTCAGGATCGAGTGAGGAAAGAGATTAATGAAGTTCTAGCCAAGCATAATGGAGAGTTAACCTACGAGGCTCTAAAGGAGATGACCTATCTAAATCAGATTATATCGG AAACTCTTCGTCTGTGGACTGTTTTGCCTGTGTTGAATCGCGAATGCCTGGAAGACTTTGTTATACCAGGCTATCCGAATTATGTTATCAAAAAGGGGATGGCAGTTATAATTCCCGCTGGTGCGATGCATCGTGACGAGGCGCTGTATCCCAATCCGAACGAATTTAATCCGGACAACTTCGAACCCGAGCGAGTGAAGAGCCGTGACTCTGTGGAGTGGCTGCCATTTGGTGATGGACCTCGCAACTGCATTGGTATGCGATTTGGAGAAATGCAGGCTCGCATAGGTCTAGTGAAGCTGCTAACGAAGTTCAGATTCTTGGTATGTGAGCAAACGCCTATCCCcattaaatatgatattatGAGTTTTCTGGTGTCAAGTGCTTCGGGTATCCATCTAAAGGTGGAGAAAGTGTAA
- the LOC132788397 gene encoding probable cytochrome P450 6a21 has protein sequence MGVGLVLLTALLGLFGYVFHRMRNRMQYWQKLGIPCGEPHLLLGNMKEARTTLPVNEVFLKYYNKFRGMGPFVGFYFFNRPAVLIMEPLLVKQILIKEFNNFTDRGFFNNPEDDPLSGRLVLLDGHKWRSMRHKLSSTFTSGKIKFMFPTVVKVSHEFVDVFGDMTAKSSIVEVKELLARFTTDVIGTCAFGIDCSSLKDPEAEFRVMGRRALSEMRHGRLGMAFLSSYPDLARRLHMKMTPDHIEKFFLRIVKETVTFREENGIRRNDFMDQLIDLKNNNLLKSETGESMNLTIEEVTAQAYLFFNAGFETSSTTMGFALYELAQHPDIQQRMRNEVNKVLSANNGELTYEALKDMVYVNQVISETLRLYTVLPILNRQALEDYVVPGYPKYVIKKGMPVLIPAGAMHRDEKLYPNPNCCC, from the exons ATGGGTGTAGGGTTGGTGCTACTCACAGCCCTGCTGGGGCTGTTTGGGTACGTCTTTCACCGCATGCGGAACAGGATGCAGTACTGGCAGAAGCTGGGGATACCGTGCGGAGAGCCTCATCTTCTATTGGGCAACATGAAAGAAGCTCGTACTACACTTCCCGTCAACGAAGTTTTCTTGAAGTATTACAACAAATTCCGGGGCATGGGACCATTTGTTGGCTTCTATTTTTTCAATCGTCCGGCAGTGTTGATAATGGAGCCATTGTTAGTGAagcaaatattgattaaaGAATTCAACAACTTCACGGATCGCGGCTTCTTTAACAACCCTGAGGATGATCCCCTTTCTGGTCGTTTGGTGCTACTCGACGGACACAAGTGGAGGAGCATGAGGCATAAACTATCATCGACATTTACCTCTGGCAAAATTAAGTTCATGTTTCCCACAGTTGTGAAAGTGAGTCATGAATTTGTCGATGTTTTCGGTGATATGACGGCAAAGTCATCGATTGTGGAGGTCAAGGAGTTGCTAGCGCGGTTTACCACAGATGTTATTGGAACTTGTGCCTTTGGCATTGACTGCAGCAGTCTCAAAGATCCCGAGGCTGAGTTTAGGGTTATGGGACGGCGTGCGTTGAGTGAAATGCGACATGGTCGCCTTGGAATGGCATTCCTATCTAGTTATCCTGATTTGGCTCGACGATTGCACATGAAGATGACACCAGATCACATTGAAAAGTTCTTTTTGCGCATTGTGAAAGAGACGGTTACCTTTAGAGAAGAGAACGGCATACGGCGCAATGATTTTATGGATCAGTTGATTGACTTAAAGAACAACAATCTATTAAAGTCAGAGACTGGAGAGAGTATGAATTTAACCATTGAAGAAGTGACTGCTCAGGCATATCTGTTCTTTAATGCTGGCTTCGAAACCTCTTCCACCACAATGGGATTTGCACTGTACGAGTTGGCTCAACATCCCGATATACAACAGCGAATGAGGAATGAAGTGAACAAGGTGTTGTCAGCGAATAATGGAGAGCTAACTTATGAAGCACTAAAGGATATGGTTTATGTTAATCAGGTCATATCAG AAACTCTTCGTCTTTACACTGTGCTTCCAATACTGAATCGTCAGGCTCTTGAGGACTACGTTGTGCCCGGCTATCCGAAATATGTCATCAAGAAGGGCATGCCGGTGTTAATTCCCGCTGGTGCCATGCATCGGGATGAGAAATTGTATCCTAACccgaattgttgttgttaa